TATGGATGAAtctaaatgaatatggatacgaATAtgtatgaacctaaatggatatgaatattaaAATGGATGAAAATTTTTATCCATAGATATATCCATTAACAcctgaaatacatatataaatacataagtatatatatgcttacatatttactattataaTTGTATTTATCGTTAGATTTATATTCTGTTTTCAACCTTATAAAAAAATAACTGTGGCATTTTACAATATAACTAGTACTAGTATATTTAACAAAATAAACATACGAATTACAtgtttaatttttcataatctatgtttGATAATAATTTAACAAATTGTGTTCTATCTTCGATAAATATTACACATTCTTGTGGATAGATTTTAGTTATGTCATGTTTTATTTGTTTTTTCGTTATATTACGTATTGATTTTCATCGcactttagaaaatattataacattttttaatATTCAGTGGATATCCATTAAACCACTTAATCCATTAGATATGAATATGAATGGATGAACTGAAATTCAAttaaaatggatatgaatatgaatgaatgAACATAAATTAAACGAATATGAATACGATATCATCCGATTCATATTCGATTCATTACCATCCGTGCTATCACTCCTTTTCTTTtagaaatattaaaaaaaaaaaaaaaaaaaaaactaattggtCAAAAAGTCAAACATGGCCATTAGCATTTTACTAGCATCGAACTCTCCGTTTTCATACTTTGTAAAGAAACGCCTTTTTCTCAACAACCCGATATGTATTTCATCAATCTCAATTTCTcccaattttatttttatattctaaATTAAATAAAATCATCAAAATTCAGATTTGATTCTTGGGAATCCAATTTAATCTCATCGATTGaacaaattataattataatgagtaGTATAACAACGGTGGAACTCGTTACTGTTGACCCTTCTGAACTTAAATTCTCCTGTAAGTGGTCACCTGAATTCATTCATTTCTTAATTTTCTTAATTAGTTCTAATTAAATGATGACTTTTGTTTGTTGGATGTGAAATTAGTTGAATTAAATAAACAGATCTCTTCATCGCTTCAGTTAACCAATAATACTGATAATCATGTTGGTTTTAAGGTAAACTTTTCTGGTTTCTAATTGATCTCGTGATGATTTTAAATTATGATATGAATTTGAAATTATGTGTTAATTGTGTAGGTAAAAACAACGAATCCGAAGAAGTATTGTGTTCGTCCGAATACTGGAGTTGTTTTGCCTCGATCATCATGTGAAATCATAGGTGAATAATGCattattctctctctctctctctttttttttttttttttttttttttttttttttttaattcatagttAATGTGATTACTGAAAAAGCTAATGCCATTGTTTTTTATATTCAAAAGTATCATAAAATTAGCCTGTTTTACGTAAGCATCCGATTTATTGTTTTTTACTTTCAGTTAATTATTATGTAAATGTATATTCAACTGCTTGAATGAATGACTTTATAACACTTAGTACTACTACATGAAGTAAACCATATTGATACTTAAATTCacaaatatcaaaaaaaaaaaaaaaaaaaaaatttaaacttttTTATATGTTAATTGTTAATTATATATTTGTTAAATTTGCTGTTTTGGTTCAGTGACAATGCAAGCTCAGAAAGAGGCTCCTGCCGACATGCAATGCAGGGACAAATTTCTTCTTCAGAGTGTAGTTGCAAGCCCAGGTGCAACCCCAAAGGACATCACACCTGAAATGGTAACAATACGTTTCTATTTTATTGTTGCATGCTTATTTTTGTGTTTGACTGGTCAATGATTGAGATATAACGGATGAAAGACATGATCGGGACCCGAACGAAGTACGCTGGTTATCTCTTCAACAAAACATTTAGGTTGCAAAATTGATAGGTTGGGTGGGTTTATGGGTCAAAACTCAAAACAAGTAGTTTTAGGTATTCCCATGTCCCTGACCTTCTTCAATAAATAATGTTTTAGAGTAGTCATTTCATTAATGATAGTTGAATATAATGAATCTGTTTCAGTTTCAGTGGTAATTGTgagtctctttttttttttttttaaagtttgaaTAAAATGATTTGGGGGCGACTTTCGACTCATGTGACCTGTTTCTTTAAGTTCTTTAATTGTATTTGTGTgacatattagatagtaaaaatgacgAGTATTAACCTATTCTTTAGTAAATATATTAACACAAAGTTGTCTTCAACGGGGAACCTAAACCACATGCACATCCTGCAAGTTCTTTTAGTTGTgtaaaatacataaaaataaaaataaaataaatacgttgTCTTAATGCATCCCCGTAAAAAAGTAGACTACTTAAGTTTAGGTATTAAATTTAAATTAACAAAGTGAAAGTACATTGctaattttttaatttattttttaattttgcaATCATATTATGGTTGATCGATGTTACAGTTTTCTAAGGAGGCAGGAAATGCCGTGGAAGAGTGCAAATTGAGAGTTGTATATGTTCCTGCAACTTCAGTCCTTACACAAGGAACAGAGGAAGTGTCTTCACCGATCGATAAGGGAAATCTGAGTGGGCCCGAGGTCGATTCCCCAAAATTTCCTTCTTTTttgtttcactttttttttttaaaaagaaaaaaaaccttGACCTTGTTATAAAAATGCtcatttcttttctttgtttgGTTGTTACAGGCTTCAAGAGGTTAGTCACTAATCTATATGGAAAAtggaattttattttattatattttttggcaaaaaaaataaaaataataaaaatagaactGGTCCAAAGATCAATTGAGTTACAAGTGATGCAGACCCTAAGTATTCTCCTTGAAAAATGTACATGGATGATGTCACACTTATCTTAATAATTCGTCTATTTTACAACTCCTTATGTGATTAATATTTTGAAACAATTGGACAGGACCTTTTGTAGTTAACTAATTATGCTCTTTGAAAATGccaaaaagtgttgtaaatatgcaAGAATGAGCAATTTGGCACAAAATGTGGGATatataaaaagacaaaagaaaccaTTAAACTTGTTGTTTTTTCACACTTATTTATTCTTGCAAACAtgtcattttcttttccattttggcAAGAAAAGTGATGGTTGTGTGGCGGACTAGTATAGTGAGCTGAAAATTTCGATGACATATTTACTTTGGCAGTTTCTGTGTGTTAATATTAGAACTTCAAACAATAAGTTTAagttatttgtatttatatatcttttgTTATTTTGTGAGTTCCACATATGTATTTAACTGTTTGTGGCCACTATTGTGGATCCCATTTGCATCAGTGGACCCACCAAATGATGAAATACTGTTTAGAGATTGTGTTAAATTAACCATGTTGATGGATTTTCAGGTGAGATCTCGTATTTCACAGTTTTTTCAGGAGAGATCTCTTATTTCACAGTTGACAACTGATAAGAATGCTGCTATTGAACAATGTAACAGAATTCGACAAGAAATGGTGAGACCTCCCTTTTAATTTTAATTTGTACACCAACTGTTAATGATTAATATTAAATGTTGGACTAAGAGTGTCAACCTTGCCTGACCCAAACCCAAATTAAATTACCTGTTTTGACCCGTTAACCATCCCTTCTGTCTTGCTTATTTAACAACTCTACTTGTACCATTTCATAATCTGTCATCAAAGAATCCTACTCcttccgtcccaaatctattgtctccagataaaaaaaaaacacacagtttaagaaaaaataCATGTCGTCACATGtaccttttttttttaaacttcCCCTTACTTTTTACCTATCTTTTTGTCCTATATGAATGATGTAGCGGCAGAAAAGATTTTTATCACATTATTTTTatccatttatggaagtggacaattaatttgggacggagggagtaaaaaATGGTGAACTAATCCGCACTTTGGTTTCGATATATAGGAGCTCTTGAAGCGTGGAAGCAACGAAAGTCAAGGAGGTGGTGCCTCGTTGTTCTTTGTCATTGTTGTTGCCTTAATTGGCTTGATTCTTGGGTATATCTTGAAAAAATGATTGTTCGTTCATCTATTGAGTTGAGATTTCTTTCGTTTCTTAAATGGTCATATTCGAAATAGTAAAGGGACGGAATTCGTGAGTGGTTTGTTTAAAATTTTCATTGAAGTAGTCTTGTGACTGTAGAAGAGAAACTTATAGCTAAATGTGGTAAAGAAGCATTTGATGGAATCATCCATTCTTGTTTTTCTTGAGGAAATTATATGTTTCTGGTCTTTAAGTGTGGAACCAGGTGTTCTAAGTACATTTTAGAATTATGATGATTTACTCttattacatttttttttcttAATCCACATTTACATGTTTATTCTTTACTTCCTGTTTATCTTACTGAAATAAGTACAAAAAGGTAGTTATATTTTTTCTCATTTATACAagctctgattttttttttttttccgcaaAAAAGCGAACATATATAAAAAAAGGAAACTTACATCCAAGAATGAAAGACTCGAGAGAAGTGAACGATACAATGACCTAAAACACAAACAAACAGAAACAACCACACAAAGCACCTCTCGACCCCACTAAAGAAAATTGAAAGCCTCGCGCTCTAAAAACTTCAGACGACTAGGGTTCCCTACCTATCGCCGTTTTCCGATCTGTTCGGAAGGACATCGCCGTCAAATTAATCAGGGGAAGAAGAACTTTTATTTGCGCTAATGATGATGGATGGCAATACAAGGTTCGTAACGGTAACTCTAAACCTATCTCTAACTCGTATCAAACTGGTTCTTCCAGGGAGAATACTTCCTTTTATGTTACGAACGTACCAGAGAATATTGATAGTCACGGATTATGGCAAGTATGTAAATCGTATGGTAATATCGTTGATTCGTATGTAGCTTTCAAGATATCAAAACAAGGTACTCGTTTTGGCTTTGTAAGGTTTGCTGACGTGAAAGATCCATACACGTTTGCGAAGCTTTTGTCTACGATTCTCGTAGATAAGATGAAACTTTATGTTACCGTGGCTAAGTCTCAGTAAAGGAATGATAAACATGTTAAACCTAATGTTGTCAAACCTCCATAAACCTCACATGAATCTACGatttttttttgaaatagtaaTTTTTTGAATCAAACTTTCAAAAATGGAAACTGAAACAAAATCGttgcaaaaatggtaaaaccgaacttCCAAAGTTCGGTTTTGgtcaaaaccgaagtttggaagtTCGGTTTTGTTATTTTACTCATTTCCACAGTGACTTGGCAGACATGTGTACTAGGTTAGCCACCCGTGCCCTAAACCGAAGTTTTAACCTCGACAGGCTCATCCTCAAGTGGGTAATCAGAAACACTCACGTCAAGAGGGCTTCGAGAGGACGAGGCACCTACATATGGTCGGATAGGGGTCCGAGAGGAAGATCCATGATATGTTTCTTGAGGGGTCCCAGAGGATGATCCAAGATGCGTGTTCAACGGGGTATTGTATATGTTTGGAGGGTGGTTGAAGACGTTCTGATGAGTATTGTAGACGTTTTGATGGGTAGGGTATGTGTTTCGAGGGGTACTGTATATGTCTCGAGGGTTAGGATATGTTTGGCGAGGATCATGATAATGCGACTGATCACCGTAATCATAAGCCGGGAACTCGAAGTTTTGTGACGGATAGTATTCAAATGGAGCACCTGGCTGTTGATGATGCGCGTATGAAAGTAGGTTATGTGGCATGTCATAAAATGCTTGCGGGTTAGGTTGACTGTTTGGTTGCATTTGTGCAAATGCCATATCTTGCATCCTCCAAAGCCCTTCCTCCTGTATATAGTTAAAAGTAAACCAATATAATCGATCGTGAGGTTATTgtttataaataattaaaatatcacACAATTGTATCTTACATAGACATTGGTAGTCCCTGCCCAATTAGGATATGTGTTGGTACCCTCGTTGGTTCCTGGATCTGTAATGTGCAAAACAGTGCGAGCCTTGTACCAGTCATAGTAACCCCTGCTGACACCCCTACAATCTCTACCAACAAATATACGAATGGCTCGGTCATTCCATTGTGCGATGTACGTGGCCTGGGGGGCATTAGTCCTCATATCAACATTTCTTTTCATGCTATGGTTTGTTTTGTGCAAATGATGATGCGACTGAGCGGGAAGCAAGTGGTCAACGCCTGGAATTGGCTGACCCCATCCAAACTGCCTACAGACCCGATCGGGTAGATGTGTCTCAATAGTAGCCCAGAATATAATAGCCCCACGGTATGACCATAAGGGTCTGTCAGCTGCGCACTGCTCGGGTAGTCGGGCGAATAACTCATCATCATAGGGTTGCCATATAAACTGcatcaacatattataatagttaataaaTGTTTTGACTTTAACATAGCTTCTATAGTTTCACACCAAATAAATGTTACCTGTCTAGGCGTTAACGCCGAAAGTAGGGAGCGAACTGTTGACAATACATGTGCTGGCGTATTTTTGTTAGTCCGTTTACCTTTCCACCTACATATGAATAACACATACAAATGAATATAGTTACAATAACTAAAGGTTTAAAGTTACAATGATCACTTACCTAGAACCATAGGGTGCTGGAATAAGTGGAATCTGGTTCGGTGGCAAGTCCTCTggaatctttcgtacatcatttttgAGAATTGGCGCGAGGGATGGAATTCGTTCATACACCCACTGTTGTACTAAAAGTAGCGAACCATTAATGGCCTTGGCTTCATAGTTTGTGGCCGCTTTACACAAATTTCTATAAAGATGTGCGAGAACAGCAATACCCCAACTAATACGATTAGCTGGACTCAAGTCCAGGATGGTATGCAAGAAACTCAAAGGGACATCATACGCATTAGCATCAGAAAATAGAATGCCACCCATCATAGCTAAAATATATACTCTAGCCCGCTGTTGGTGAGACTCGATAGTGTCTCCAACTTCTTCATTCAACTTCGTCATTAAAACAGAAATTAATATCCTCCCTCTACGTATACCCCTATTTCCAATAGCCTCAGGGGAGATCCCTAAGTAGGTAACAACAAACGGTATCCAATCACTATCATTTGTTTCATACCAAATACCGGAGAACACATCCTCGTCTATTGGTAAACCAAATAAAACCTGAACGTCTTGCAACGTTACAATTGCTTCTCCTACAAATATTAATatggattaatatatatatatatatatatatatatatatatatatatatatatatatatatatatatatatatatatatatatatatatataaaatataaacttgactaaattaataaatataaatatatattcgtaaatactattttaaacaattatctaaaattatatatttatatatacatatatacatatatatatatatatatatatatatatatatatatatatatatatatatatatatatatatatatatatatatatatatatatatatatatatatatatatataaacttgactaaaataatgatatatattacgaagatataataatatatattaaaataaataattaatatatatataaggtaaTGATTTTGTACCAATCAGTAAGTGAAACGTATGCGTCTTCGGGCGCCATCTTTCAATCATAGCAGTAACAAGTGACCAATCCAGTCTTTGTTTACCCAATTTATAAACTAAACCCAAACCTACATTATCGAGATACACCTACACATGCTCATTAATTCTTCCGTTTGGTAGCCGTTTAATATGCTGCCAAAAGCTCAGATCAGCTCTTCGTGGTTTGACCAACGTCTCCTCGTCAAGCTTCTTTGTAAATACCGCATACGATCTATGATTCCTTTCGGCTTGTAAAAATAATAAAGAACTATCAACCGGCTCCGATCTAGCACGTACTTGGTTCGTTTGAGCCATCGGTTTTGTTAAAAATTAAAGGATtttcgaattattattttttttttgctttgGATCTGATTTGTGTGTGACCACCGAAGTTACAGAGTTCGGATTTATACAGaacccaaaaccgaagtttgaaacttcggtttccaCGTGTCGTTTTTTTATTCGCCCGTTTAAATTTTTACGGATTGTATTTATTGTGGATAAAAATACAGTAAATGGGGTAGCTGAAAGTTAaagcaaaaccgaagttccaaacttcggttttgccacgTCGCCCATCCAGTCACCAATTCGACGGACCAAATGAATAAAATAACAAAACCGAacttccaaacttcggttttgacCAAAACCGAACTTTGGaagttcggttttaccatttttgcaaCGATTTTGATTCAGTTTCCATTTTTGAAAGTGTGattataaaaattaccatttttaaaAAAATTCATGAATCTACTCGGGTTCATAATTCGGAACATGATTCACATAATTTTTCTAGCAATAATTATTCGAATACTTATGCTAATGTGACTGCTAATAACAAGAACTTTGCTGGGAAAAGGGTTGGGAAGGCTCCGATCAAAAGAGTCCGATCAAAAGAGTCCACGTTTTTTTTgtgttaagaaagaaaagataaGATTGACTTATCAACCGGTTTGATCGTATTTATTTTCAGTTTTACTTTTTGTTTATGATTAATTGTATTGATGTATGTATTCATAATTCGATTAACATGCGTATGTATTTTGATTCAGTTTTTATATATTGTATTGTATGCTTTTATTGCTTTGATTGTCTCTACTTGTTCAGTTTCGATTACACTTTTTCTACACTGATTTTTTTAACAgctaaaatatattaataacacCACAACCCCCTAGTAAGACACTAGGGAGAGGGCCCGAAAATTACAAAGGCTTAATAAGCCAAGAGTTCCAACTCAGATTACATTTGCTTCTACTAACAATCCAATTAAAAGAAAAAATCTTAACGTAGTCGAATAAAATATCTTTATTCAAACGAGTCAGATCAAAAAGCACACTATTCCGGAATCTCCAAATAATCCATAAAGTTGCGCGAACAATCGAGTATAGACGGATCTTTACAGTATTCGATAAATGGACAGAGGAGTACCAGTCTAGCCATACTGCCCACGAGCTGCAAATCAGAATGTTTATACCAACCCATCTTCGTGTCTTGCTCCATAAGTCCAACGCTAACCGGCATTCGAAGAAAATGTGGTCAATCGATTCAATATGACAATCACATGTAATACAATCAATATCCTCTATCTCAATACCTCACTTGGAAATATTAAGCCGGGTAGGTAATCTATCCCATGCCACTCGCCACAAAAAAATGTTTATCTTTCTAGGAATTTCCTTCAACCAAATATGATCAATAGCCACTGACAGTAAACTATGATCATCAAGATACTTTCGCGTGTCCCCGACATTAAAGATGCCATCTTCCGATATCGACCACAACCATGAGTCCGTTTCATCCCGCAACTTACACGGCCCAATGAAATCAATATGTTGCTGGACAGGAGCAGCATTTCTGGGCCCAATATCCCGTGACCAATCCCAGGCCCATAAGCCATTCTCAACTCGATTAAATAGGAAAAAGTTTGGATTAGAGTCGAGATGCATGTGCCGATTAAATTTAGATGCGAGAGTCCCATCACCCTTCCAATTATCCTTTCAGAAGTGTATGGACCGGCCATTCCCCACTTTCACCCGCAGCACGTTGGCGGGCAACAAACCATCATGTTTTAACTTCTGAAATAATTTCACAATTGGAGCCCAAACACCATTTTTGTTAATCTCACCTTGCATCCCACCATCATACCATGAATAGCCTCAATTACCGAGACCCACAAAGCCTCTTTATTAATTAGAAAGCGCCATGCCCATTTAAGAAGCAATGCATGGTTAAACGAACATAGGCTACCGATAGAAAGACCGCCATTTTCCTTAGATGTCAAAACTTGATCCCACTTTATCCAATGCATCTTTCGGTTATCACTTGTACTCCCCCAAAAAAAGGATGCTCGAATACTTTCAACCTCTTTTATAATTGTTTCGGGgcatctatataaagataaataatatATGCCCATGGATCCTAGAACCGAATTTACCAACGTTGATAGACCTCCAATAGATAAAAGGTTAGCTTTCCATCCTGATAGTTTCTTTCTTGACTTCTCAACGAACGGCTTCCAACTTGCAAGTTTTTTCATAGAAACACCCATCggtaatcccaaatttttaaaaggAACCGTACCTTTTGAGCACCAGGCCAATACCACCATACTTTCAAGTTCGATGTTATTGACCCCGATCCCATATATAGCTGAATTGGCTACATTAATAGCTAATCTTGAGACGACCTAGAACCCCTCAAGAACTTGCAAAATCGCCTCCAAGTTATGTCTCTGCCATTCGGAAACAAAAATAGCGTCGTCCTCATAAAATAAATGAGAAATACAAATTGGGGGATTACCAACATGCGCAACATTAAGAGAGCCATCCACTATTTTATTTTTGATGGAAATATGTAACCCTTCCATCACAATTAAAAATAAGAACGGGCTTATCGGATCTCCTTGTCTTAAACCCCTACGGACTATAAATTCATTGGAGGACTACCATTAACAAGAATCGATGTTCGAGCCTGAtcatatatataggcatatatatgtatattttaagtgcaaaaggcAATTCAAACATAAGTGTAAATAGAACCGTGCTGATAAGTAAGTAACTGTGCGCTGCGCCTAAACATTGCGGAAGTCCGCATAAAGAAAGTTTGCGAAGATGTCACGCACAAACATTGCGGATATGTCGGTGCTGCGCGAACATTAATTCTGCGAATATCTgaagcctataaatagggagcttgacctctcattttaggttgttgattctctggtcTTTATGGTTCACTTGTGACTACGCCCAAGTATCAATCATAATCGAGCcaaggtaatgcaatcaagaccgggacatggtgattgatcacttgaatctaagtgaaagacgatcataaggtcccaaaaacattatcaacaccaccatccacccctcattgcactcaattcctaaattagatcTTAGCGTCTAATTTAgtattgatcaattggcgccatccgtgagaCATGAATTAAAAATTGAATTCGATAAATCTATTCTGTGTAGTTGAATGATTTAATTGCAAATTCAATTGTAGTCATGTTCTTGTTCAATGATTTGCAGGTTTCTACATTCAATTGAAAGCGTTAAGCTAAAATGACAACACATATCTAAAAGAAGAATAATAACACAGTTGAAATATGTGATTTTAGAAGTTCAACATCATTTAATTTTCAAACAAGTCCTGAGATCAGCAAGCAAACAAAATATTTACTTGCTAAATCATCAGGAAACGCCATCGCTAACGAAGGAATGCAACAAAATGTTATAATTGAAAAATCAATTGCAGCTAAATACAATACTCAACAAGCTATAAGCCAACGCGAAGAAAATACCGCGAAAGTTAATTATGTAAATTCTCAAGGGAATACAGACAAATATTCAACGAATGAAAGCACTACGAATGCTGTTAACAAAAACGCAAAAAAGATGCAACAATTAAAACTATAAAGCGTGTAATACTGCCTTTAGAGGCAAGGCAATTGCTTCAAGAGAAAGGTCTTGATCTTCATATTCTGTTAAACTATGAATGGCCACTCAATGATACTTTGTCACAAAAGCAACAATTGGCCACAAATAGTAATGATGATGTAACTGAAGATATGCGTGATTGCAATGTGTTTGGATCGCCCGTGTTACTTTTAAAGAAAGCAAAGCATTCAAAAATATAGCGCCAACTCTCTGATAATTCAAATGGTGATCCTGAAATTATTGAAGTTACAAAGCTTAAGCGTAAAAGGCC
This genomic window from Rutidosis leptorrhynchoides isolate AG116_Rl617_1_P2 chromosome 2, CSIRO_AGI_Rlap_v1, whole genome shotgun sequence contains:
- the LOC139891710 gene encoding vesicle-associated protein 1-2-like; its protein translation is MSSITTVELVTVDPSELKFSFELNKQISSSLQLTNNTDNHVGFKVKTTNPKKYCVRPNTGVVLPRSSCEIIVTMQAQKEAPADMQCRDKFLLQSVVASPGATPKDITPEMFSKEAGNAVEECKLRVVYVPATSVLTQGTEEVSSPIDKGNLSGPEVRSRISQFFQERSLISQLTTDKNAAIEQCNRIRQEMELLKRGSNESQGGGASLFFVIVVALIGLILGYILKK
- the LOC139888603 gene encoding uncharacterized protein, yielding MAFPDDLAIRRGLRQGDPISPFLFLIVMEGLHISIKNKIVDGSLNVAHVVSRLAINVANSAIYGIGVNNIELESMVVLAWCSKGTVPFKNLGLPMGVSMKKLASWKPFVEKSRKKLSGWKANLLSIGGLSTLVNSVLGSMGIYYLSLYRCPETIIKEVESIRASFFWGSTSDNRKMHWIKWDQVLTSKENGGLSIGSLCSFNHALLLKWAWRFLINKEALWVSVIEAIHGMMVGCKVRLTKMVFGLQL